The DNA segment GCGAGCTTGATCTATTCGCCGAACCAACCATATATCACGAAAGCAAAGGGATTTCCGTGCTCGAGGCCCTGGCCAGCGGCGTGCCTGCGGTGTTGCCGCGACATGGAACGTTTCCGGAATACATTGCCGAAACCGGCGGAGGCAGCCTGTGCGAGCCGGAAAATCCCGCCGACCTGGCGGCCAAGCTGCGCGAGCTGTTGCTTGATCCCGCTGGGGCGTCATCCCGGGGCCTGGAGGCGGCGGCCGCCATCCGCGAAAAATTTACCGCGGACCAAATGGCCCTGCGCCATCAAGAGTTGTATCACAACATCTTGGGTGGGAGGTAAGATCGCCCTGCTCATCCTGGGGAATGACACGCCTTGATTGCTTGGCTTGCGGTCGGCCGGAAAGCAATTTCCCCTCGGCCAGGAATTTGCTAGCCGCGAGAGAGGGGGTAAGTTAAAATCAACGACAGTCCCCCCGCCAGAATCCCGCCGCTCCATTGTAAAATTATGCCGCGACTTGCATCTTCCCGCACGCTGGTCTCGAGACTGCTAATGGCAATTCTGTGCATCGGCGGATCCGCGTCTTTTGCGGGGGAACCAGAAAACAAATCCGTCCCTGTTATCTTTGACACGGACATGGGGAATGACATTGACGATGTCTTTGCCTTGGGACTATTGCATGGACTCCAAAGCCGTGGCGAATGCAAAATTATCGCGGTCACGGTGAGCAAAGATCATGAATTGGCCGGGCCGTTTTGCGATGTCATCAATACTTTTTACGGTTGTGGGAATATCCCGATTGGTGTACTAAGAACGGCCAAACCGAGTGGGGACGGTCCGTACCTTACGCAAGTCATGGCTCCCGGAAAATTCAAGTTTTCCGATCATCATCAACTTTTAAAAAAATTCAGTGACGCTCCGCTGGCGGTCACTGTACTACGAAAGACGCTGGCCACCCAGCGGGATGGATCCGTGGTGGTCATCGCGGTGGGGCCGATGACAAATCTGGCGAGCCTGTTGAATTCCCCGGCGGATCAAGCGAGCGATCTGACCGGCAAGGAACTGGTTGCCGCCAAAGTTCGCTTGTTAGTTGTCATGGCGGGTGATTTCAGCCGACCCAAAGCGGAATTCAATGTGTTCAGCGATCGGGACTCCGCGGCCACCGTGTTGGCAACCTGGCCAACCGAGTTGATTGCCTGTCCCTTTGAAATGGGCAGCGCGATTCATTATCCCAGTCTGGATAACGACTTTCACTACGTGGAAGGGCATCCGTTGCTCATGGCAAATCTGGCCACCTTTGGAGGGCGCACCAATGGATTTATGGCTTGGGATCTAGTGGCCACGCTGCACGCAATTCGACCAGATCGCGGTTATTTCAACCTGTCCAAACCCGGCACAATTCGGCTGGACGCAGAAAATGTCACCCATCACGATGAGGATGCGTCGGGCAAGCATCGTTATTTGATGCCCCGTGATAATACTGAGCGGGTGCGCGAAGCCATTTCTGGCTTGGCAAGCCAGCCCCCGGCGGCGAAACAAAAATAGCCTTAGGCAGGGGAATGTCCCAACCCCCAGCCGCGGCGGTCGCGGGGGGAATCGTCCCTCCGGCGGTACAAATGCCATCATCAACGAGCCGCCACTGAATCGCGCAGCGCGGCTTCCTACATGAAATTACGAAAAATGACACTTCTTCGACCGTTAGCGCTAGGTTCCCCCTTTCCCCGGTCCCTCTCCATTGATTTCGGCATCCTGTTGATTCGACTGGCCACGGGAATTTTGCTCTGTACGGTCTTTGAAAAATTTTTACCCCGTGAAGGACGCTGGGGACCCCAAGACTGGTTCATCGCCG comes from the Pirellulales bacterium genome and includes:
- a CDS encoding nucleoside hydrolase, translated to MPRLASSRTLVSRLLMAILCIGGSASFAGEPENKSVPVIFDTDMGNDIDDVFALGLLHGLQSRGECKIIAVTVSKDHELAGPFCDVINTFYGCGNIPIGVLRTAKPSGDGPYLTQVMAPGKFKFSDHHQLLKKFSDAPLAVTVLRKTLATQRDGSVVVIAVGPMTNLASLLNSPADQASDLTGKELVAAKVRLLVVMAGDFSRPKAEFNVFSDRDSAATVLATWPTELIACPFEMGSAIHYPSLDNDFHYVEGHPLLMANLATFGGRTNGFMAWDLVATLHAIRPDRGYFNLSKPGTIRLDAENVTHHDEDASGKHRYLMPRDNTERVREAISGLASQPPAAKQK